GGAGATGCGGTATACGGTTTCGGTTACGGTCTGAGTTACACAAAGTACTCGTACAACTTCTTGCAAGGTCCAAACAGAATCAGCCTGTCACATTCACCAGTTCCAGGCCTCATCAGTAGGAAGCCTGCATACACACGGAGGGACGGGCTGGATTACGTGCAGGTTGAAGACATCGCGTCATGTGAATCCCTAGTCTTCTCTGTCCACATCTCGGTCGCCAACGACGGTGCCATGGACGGGAGCCACGCCGTTCTACTGTTCGCGAGATCGAAGTCGAGGGTTCCTGGCTTCCCTCTGAAGCAGCTGGTTGGTTTCGAGCGCGTCTACACTGCCGCCGGCAGATCAACCAACATGGAGATCAAGGTGGATCCCTGCAAGCATATGAGCGCGGCCAACACTGAAGGCAGAAGGGTGCTGCTTCTGGGATCCCATCATCTCATGGTAGGAGACGAAGTGCACGAGTTTGTCATCGAAGCATAACAATCTAAATCGTGTGTCACTTCTATAGCTGCTGTATTTGGCACAGTCGGATTTACACCTGTACAATTGTACCATAATCATGTTGTAAAGATTCACTGGATGCATGTACGGTTGAACCGATTTTGCAGTAAAAGAAAGCAAAAGCAATAAATTTGACGCTGTTCTAGTTCTATTTTTGTTAGATGAACACTGTTTTTTTCAAGAGTAACAAATTGCgtatcatatttttatagaaggcagaaaGAAATTAACAGGAAATGTCGCAAGCCCAACAAGTAGAGCTACCAGCTAGCATCCGCATACCCACCCCCAAATACATGCTACTTGCATAAAGATTTGAAAACACGTAGCTCTGGCCGATCTCCAAGTTTGTATCTCATCTAGAATGAGGTTAACAAATTGGGGGATAGTCTGTTGTTGCGCCATATTTCTGAACACCCGCGCATTAGAATGACTAGCGAATCAAAAGCTCTTTCTGCTTGTCTTCGGCACCTCCTTGCTCGATCTTAGCCACCACTCCTCCAGGATGTCTAGAATGACTAGCGAATCAAAGCTCTTTCTGCTTGTCTTCGGCACCTCCTTGCTCGATCTTAGCCACCACTCCTCCAGCATGTCTGTCTAGCGTAAACACACTGCATAAAGATGTGGTCAAGAGTGTCCTCTTCCTGGCAGCAAGTGAAGCACGGGCAGTGGCGTCTTGTAATCCATGTCGAAGCCGTCTATCAGAGGTCCAGACACGATAATGGAGAACAAGCCATATGAATATTTTGCATTTGAACGGTGCCCAACTTTTTCATATGCAATGAGCGGGTGAACCATGCCATGGCACAACATCTTGTAGGTAGATTGAGCCGAGTACTGAGCGGAGGCACTCCATCTCCAGGTGAAAATGTCGGGGGTGCTAATATTAAGAGAGATGATGCTGACGACCGACCATAGGTTTGAGAACCGTTGTGGTGCTAGACCTGCACCTTACGTCTGTGATCTAGCTTAGGTTGTTGAGGGCATCATGGACTGTTCTTTCATTGACGCATCTCGTAGTCACCTTCTCTAAGACAAGGGGTGCTATTTCTGCAACTGTCGTACCATTGATCCAGCGGTCTCTCCAGAATAGGAGGAATTTACCATCTCCTAACTGGATGTGCACAAGGCTATCAAAAATGCCCTTGGCCACATCATCACACAACGGCAGTAGGCCTTGCCAGGGTCTGCTGGGGTCCGTCCTACGCAACCATTCCCATCTGACGCGCAGTGCCAATGCTTGAAGCTTTAAGTTTTTTTACTCCTAGTCCTTCAAACTCCGTCCGACGACAAACCGTGTTCCAAGCCACGAGGCATTGGCCTCCATGGACTTTATCAGATCCACCCCAGAAGAAAGCCCTCGTCCATTTGTCAATTTCCTTGAAGACCCAAATAGGGGGTCTAGCACCAATAGTGGTGGATAGGTCTCGCAGCGATGACGCTCTTAACTAGCACAGGGCGACCTAGCCTCGTAATCAATCTGCGTTGCCATGCCGGGATAAACTCCTTAACTGCGTCTAGGATTGGCTGCCACTGAGCCTTGGTGAGCTGAGAAATACTGAGCTGCAATCCCAAATATTTGCATGGAAAATGCGCAATGCGGCACCTGGATCTCCTCAATCTGGCCCGTGTCTGCAGTGTCTGATCTGATTGGGTGGTCCATGATTTAGCATAATTGACTCTCAGACCCGACGCTTCACCAAATATCTCCAGAGCACTACCGACAAAGTTCAGATCTTGGCGAGACGGACGCATAATGAGGATTACATCGTCTGCAAAGATAGAAACTTGTTGTAGCGGAGTGGCGCCCGGAAGAAGGGATATCACCCCCAAAGTTGTTGCTCTGAgtgacgaaaaagggtttccccccgctttatattataaagcaccaACCACAGAGCAAAGTAACGGTAGCAAGGTTCCGCCAGCCAGACCTGACAACAGCCATACAAGTAGAGGGAACATAGGTCTTGCTGGGGGAGCAACACAACAATCCCCTAAAACGAGAAGGAAAAGCTAATCCGgctccggcggtggtggaggaAGCGGTTGCTGGAGTGGTTGCGCGAGTCTGGAGGCGGTGGAGCGGAGGTGGGTGATCATCCTGTCGATGAAGAGGCGGTCTTGGCGCTTGCTAAGCGGCCTCCAGAGCTGTAAAAAGCCACACAGTTTGTATACGGCGTTAGTGTCACACTGAGGAATGCTGTGCTCAATCACCAATTTATTACGGACATTCCATAATGTCCACAACTGTGATCCGACCAACACCAAGAGGGAGGGACGCGCAAAGCTAGGGAAGGTAAGAACTTCCGCAAACATATCCGGGAGGTTAGTATGGCACCAACTGCCACCTACGATCTCGCGCATGCAACTCCATAAGAATCTTGCGAAGGGGCAAGAAAAGAAGATGTGGTTCGAGTCTTCAGGGACCGAGCACAGAGGGCATAGGCCATCGGAGGGGCCATTCCGCTTAAGCACCTTCGTGCCAGATGGAAGGTGCCCTCTTACTAGTTGCCATAGGAAGATTCTAATCTTCAGAGGCAGTTTAATCTCCCATAGGAAGATTCCAAAGTTGTTGCTCTAAGAATGATGGATGTCAAGGATTCCGTAGCAATGACGAAGAGAAGGGGAGATAGAGGGCCCCTTTGTCTGAGTCCACGTGCATGCATAATCTTTATGCCAGGGATGCCATTCAAAATCATTCTCGAACTAGCCAACTAGAGGAGGATGGAGATCCATGGCAACCATTTGGCACTGAATCCTGTCTGCGGCAACTCCTCATAGAGGAAAGCCCATGAAAGGCAGTCGAAGGCCCGTGATATATCAAGCTTGAGCATCACTCCCTTGCACTTCCTTGAATGCAAGCGCCTAGCCACCTGGCGGACCAAAATGAAGTTGTCGTGTAGGCATCACTTGATAATGAATGTTGACTGATTTGCGGAGATGAACGTGCCCATATGTCGTCACGCACGGTTCGCTAAGATTTTTGCCACCAATTTTGGGAAGCTATTTATCAAGCTTATAGGTCTATAGTCACCAATGACATTCGCATCCGGCTTCATAGGAATAAGCGTGATGAGCCCTTTATTAAGCGATGCGAATCCTCTGCCATCACCATCTAAAATTTTAGGAGGGCTGCCATGATATCATTTTTTATTATGCTCCAAGTCTTGTGATAGAATATCCCCATAAATCCACCTGGCGAGGGGCACGATGTGGTGGCATCTCCTTTATGACTTCCCAGACCTCATCGTCGGTAAATATGCCGTCAAGATCACAGAGGTCGGTCCGTTGCATGCCTAGCTCCACAAGATCAAGGGAGTGCATTGTTGTATCATATTGTTTCAATGATGTATATATATGTTGGATTGTATAAAAAACAGTATAATTGTTGTATAAATCTAGGGCTCATGCAGCCCAAGATGGTCTGAAAGGCATCGTCGAAGGACGTTCCCACTTACAGTGATCGCGGGGATGAAATTTCCGCACGACTTCCATTGGCGGCAGCGTTAAACAACTTTGGTGTTGGCCTCTCCCGCTTACAGCCATCGCACTCTAGATCTTTGCCTTGCAATAGTACGCTCCGGGGATGACAAGCCCGACACCGTGAGTTTGAGGGTACGTCGCTCCAGGGATGAACACTGTTTCTAATTCTGATACTGCCGATCCACCTGCACGGTCTCTCTAATCTCCCGTGATGAGAGGATACTGGCAGCAATGTGCCGTACCAACCTTCCCTAATCTCTCGTGCCAAGTTAGCAAAAGCGCCAGCTCACCGCCGCTGGTTTTGCAACGACCAGCCGGGCCAGGCGGGCGGGCCCAGCCGAGCCCCCGGCGCGCGAGGCCACCACATGACACACCACACGCGAGCAGCAAaaacagccagccagccagccacccCCGCCCGCCTCCCTTTCCGTCCGTCCCCAACCGTCCCCCTCTCTCGCTCGCATCACAACAAACGCGCTCTCTCCTCGCCCAGCTTCCGGAACTcgccccccgtccccgtcgccaccGGCATGGcctccgccgtctccctcgccgcctcctcctcgcccctcgccGCCACCTCGCCCTCGCGCGCGCCGCGCCCCCACCAGGCGCTCCCGCCCGCCCGCGGCCCGCGGTCCCAGGCCCAGGCCCTCCGCGCGGTCTCCGGCCCCGCCGGGAGCCGCCGGTGGGGCGTCGGCCGCGGCGCGACGGTCGTCTGCGCCGTCCAGGGCCAGGACACCACCATCCAAGGTATATAACGCGCCAGCTCGCCTGATCGGCATGTTGATCCGTCTTCTGTTACATGGGATTTGGTGGTGGCGAGATACTGATCCGATTAATGCGTCTGCGTGGATCTGCTGCGTGTTTTCCGATGCGTCTAGGCACGAGATGAGGCTTTGCTTTCAGGATTAGGATTTGCTTCGGGGAATCGGCCAATCGTGCCTTGGGTCGCTTCCACGTGGGTCCCCCAACGTCTCAGTTGTTAGGAGCATAGCAGCGATGTGGACGCGAGGCTGTGGATTTTACCCCGTTTGTAGCAACTCGACGTTCGACGTCTCTGCTGCGGTGCCAGCGTATGCGTACATGTCTTCATGGATGCATCTGCTGTCTTGATTTGTAGAGCTTGCGCCTGAGTTTGCTGGGAAGCTCGCTGTACAGTGTGCATGGGCAAGCTTGGGCTGCTCTTACAACTATTACTGTTGTCACACATATGATTTTATGACGGGCACTTGTATCTAAATATGGAATTGCGCAACTGTTTAATGCGAGTTATTGTAGATACTAGACTGTTTAATGGTTATTCAACTTATTGATACCTGTGTGTTTGGTTGATGGAGATTTGTTATTACTGTGCCTGAAACACCACTACATTTAAGGTAACGAGGCTGGCGCTGGACCATGTCAGTGTCCCTGAGAGGACTGAATGTATTTCACATTACTCCCTTCAGCGTAATTGTGTTTTCTTGCCCAGTGACACATAAATGAGCAAATATCGGGTCTTCGTACAGAAATCTTTTTTGGAAATATCGTAAGTGAATTAGAGAAGGGCCTCTGATTTATGCAATGGTGCATTGGGTGATTGAATTTCATTTTCAGTTCCTTTTTATGTTAAAATTCTTGCAGTCAAAAACACTTGGCTTCAGTGACTAGCACTACATCCATGATATTCTTACATGTATTTAGAGAAGTAATGGAACAACAAGTTCTATACAACTATAGAGCTGCCCCCATGATATGGACATATTAAGATGAATCTGGCTGCGGTGTCGAAAGCTTAAGCTGTTGGTGTATTCAAGGAATTATCATTGCGTTATGGATATAGACATCTCGTGGTTGTACACTCGTAGTTCTGTGATGGTGCAGTAAGAGTTTGtggaagttcaaaaaaattgatatCTTACACAAAGCAACGTAAATACACTCTTTTCtgaacaaaaaaaaaacaattacTGTTTGTGCTACATTAATGTAAATGCTATGTTCAAAAAAATAGTGTGCTACAAGATTTAGCGCTGCCCTTCTCCAAATGCTATACAAGTTATAGCGTGCTATATTTAAAAATAGCGGCATAAAAATGTCAAATATAACACAAAATTTAAGGCCTTCCATAATTTGCAATGAAAGGGGACACTCcaaattaaacaaagaagcatacgAGAGCTAGGTTCAGGGCATGTACACTCCTAATTTGTAAGGAAAGAGTGTTACACTCCTAATTAAACAGAGAAACATCGGTGGCTGACTTGCCGGCGCCGGTGGCGTGGTTGACTTCGGCGCTGTCTTGCTGGAGTTGGAGGCGTAGCCGACGCCGCTACTTGGAGGGGGGTGGAGGGAAGCTGCTGCCGCTCACGATCTGCCACCGCCGCCTTTGCTCATGAGTCACGAATGCCCCCATCGTCGCTGCACTCGGTCACGAGCTGGTAGGAAATTGGTGATGAGTTGGCTAGGTTTGGTTCGTTGCGTTTGCATCTAAGAGAGAGTGAGTGTGAGTTGGGCCAATGCGATGCGGCGATGCCTGATAGGCTGCTGTGTGGTACATACTAAAACGCTATAACGTTATTTCGTCTAGCGTCAAAATAGCGTGCTATAGCACAAATAGCGCCATAGCGAGCAAATTAGCTAAAACGTAACATGGCCCTCCCAGATATGCTATAGCGACGCTATAACGTCG
This region of Triticum aestivum cultivar Chinese Spring chromosome 2D, IWGSC CS RefSeq v2.1, whole genome shotgun sequence genomic DNA includes:
- the LOC123055856 gene encoding thioredoxin M2, chloroplastic, whose protein sequence is MTHHTRAAKTASQPATPARLPFRPSPTVPLSRSHHNKRALSSPSFRNSPPVPVATGMASAVSLAASSSPLAATSPSRAPRPHQALPPARGPRSQAQALRAVSGPAGSRRWGVGRGATVVCAVQGQDTTIQVPDVTKTTWQSLVIESEVPVLVEFWASWCGPCKMIDPVIGKLSKEYEGKLKCYKLNTDENPDIASQYGVRSIPTMMIFKNGEKKDAVIGAVPESTLITCIEKFTER